The following proteins come from a genomic window of Neoarius graeffei isolate fNeoGra1 chromosome 26, fNeoGra1.pri, whole genome shotgun sequence:
- the bap1 gene encoding ubiquitin carboxyl-terminal hydrolase BAP1 isoform X1: MNKGWLELESDPGLFTLLVEDFGVKGVQVEEIYDLQSKCQSPVYGFIFLFKWIEERRSRRKVSTLVDETSVIDDDIVNDMFFAHQLIPNSCATHALLSVLLNCSGVELGSTLSRMKAFTKGFSPESKGYAIGNAPELAKAHNSHARPEPRHLPEKQNGISAVRTMEAFHFVSYVPIKDRLFELDGLKAYPIDHGPWGEEEEWTDKARRVIMERIGLATAGEPYHDIRFNLMAVVPDRRVKYESRLEVLKRNRQIVLEGLQQAIRASQADTTQERKQQDSSSSEDTPPAVKKEEGSDTPVTPGPAPPTADAASVPAGSSSSEKPKATVKPPILPPGGTTTGPSSIVQRLPAFLDNHNYAKSPMQEEEDLAAGVARARAPGPPQASYSDDEDEDEEEEEDRFPKKAGVRGRAVARNSGGGGVSGVEGQLALSMLAERLKKEAQRKEALATTGTTATPGSSILNVRTEGRTGGISITPACQPSPTPSNESTDTASEIGSAFNSPLRSPARSQAATRPSSPVACHLSRVLFGDDDVLLRLDTRHNRAVRELGALISSTQLQLREDGAIYTLPSTDTVCDVVKKAGGVDSKEPSERTEGGEVDGGKGGASRELKQEKDVTETSKDKPSVETASFAEPEALTKPLGEKYTPKELLALLKCVEADIANYEVYLKEEVEKRKKYKIDDQRRTHNYDEFICTFISMLAQEGMLASLVEQNISVRRRQGVSIGRLHKQRKPDRRKRSRPYKAKRQ, from the exons GTGTGAAGGGTGTTCAGGTGGAGGAGATCTATGATCTGCAGAGCAAATGCCAGAG TCCCGTGTACGGTTTCATCTTCCTGTTTAAATGGATAGAGGAACGTCGTTCCAGGAGGAAAGTGTCCACTCTGGTGGACGAGACCTCGGTTATTGACGACGACATTGTCAATGACATGTTCTTCGCTCACCAA ctgattCCAAACTCATGTGCAACTCATGCATTACTGAGCGTGCTCCTGAACTGCAGCGGGGTGGAGCTGGGCAGCACACTGAGCCGCATGAAGGCTTTCACGAAGGGATTCAGTCCagaa AGTAAAGGCTATGCCATCGGGAATGCTCCAGAGTTAGCAAAGGCGCACAACAGTCACGCCAG GCCTGAGCCACGGCACCTGCCGGAGAAACAGAATGGTATCAGCGCCGTGAGGACGATGGAGGCCTTCCACTTCGTCAGCTACGTCCCTATTAAAGACAGACTGTTCGAGCTGGACGGCCTCAAAGCCTACCCCATCGACCACG gtcCTTGGGGAGAAGAGGAGGAGTGGACAGACAAAGCTCGGAGGGTCATTATGGAGAGGATCGGCCTGGCGACAGCAGG TGAGCCGTACCATGACATCCGCTTCAACCTGATGGCTGTGGTTCCTGACCGCAGGGTGAAGTACGAGTCCAGACTCGAGGTGCTCAAACGCAACCGGCAGATCGTTCTGGAAGGACTGCAGCAG GCCATCAGGGCTTCCCAGGCAGACACAACACAGGAGCGCAAGCAGCAAGACTCCTCGTCCTCTGAGGACACGCCCCCTGCTGTGAAAAAGGAGGAGGGGTCAGATACACCAGTCACTCCTGGTCCAGCTCCACCcacag CAGACGCCGCGAGTGTTCCTGCCGGGTCAAGCTCCTCAGAGAAACCCAAAGCCACAGTGAAGCCTCCTATTTTGCCTCCAGGGGGCACCACCACTGGCCCCAGCTCCATCGTCCAGCGCCTGCCCGCCTTCCTGGACAACCACAACTACGCCAAGTCCCCCATGCAG gaggagGAGGACCTAGCTGCAGGCGTGGCTCGTGCTCGTGCCCCTGGCCCCCCTCAGGCCTCGTACTctgatgatgaagatgaggatgaggaggaagaggaggacag GTTCCCCAAAAAGGCAGGTGTCCGCGGGCGGGCTGTGGCCCGGAACAGTGGTGGGGGTGGAGTCTCGGGCGTGGAGGGTCAGCTGGCTCTGAGCATGCTTGCTGAGAGACTCAAAAAGGAGGCACAGAGGAAGGAGGCCCTGGCAACGACAGGGACGACGGCGACGCCCGGCTCTTCCATCCTGAACGTTCGCACAGAGGGCCGAACTGGGGGCATCAGCATCACGCCCGCCTGCCAGCCCTCGCCCACGCCCAGCAACGAGAGCACGGACACGGCCTCCGAGATCGGCAGCGCCTTCAACTCTCCGCTCAGATCTCCTGCACGCTCACAG GCTGCCACTCGACCCTCCAGCCCCGTGGCCTGCCACCTGAGCCGCGTGCTGTTCGGAGACGATGACGTCCTGCTGAGACTCGACACTCGACACAACCGCGCCGTCCGAGAGCTTGGCGCCCTGATCAGCTCCACGCAGCTGCAGCTCAGAGAGGATGGAGCCATCTACACACTGCCAAGTAcag ACacggtgtgtgatgtggtgaagaAAGCTGGCGGAGTGGACAGTAAGGAGCCGAGTGAGAGGACAGAAGGAGGAGAGGTGGATGGAGGGAAAGGAGGAGCGTCTCGAGAGCTGAAACAGGAAAAGGACGTCACCGAGACGAGCAAGGACAAGCCGAGTGTGGAGACGGCGAGCTTTGCAGAGCCTGAGGCGCTCACCAAACCGCTCGGCGAGAAATACACTCCTAAA GAGTTGTTGGCTCTGCTGAAGTGCGTGGAGGCCGATATCGCAAACTACGAAGTGTATCTGAAAGAGGAGGTGGAGAAACGGAAGAAATACAAG ATTGATGATCAGAGGAGGACTCATAACTACGATGAGTTCATCTGTACCTTCATTTCCATGCTGGCACaggaag gtatgcTGGCGAGTCTGGTGGAGCAGAACATTTCCGTGCGCAGGAGGCAGGGTGTGAGCATCGGCCGGCTCCATAAACAACGCAAGCCGGACCGAAGAAAGCGATCTCGGCCATACAAAGCCAAGCGCCAGTGA
- the bap1 gene encoding ubiquitin carboxyl-terminal hydrolase BAP1 isoform X2, translating into MNKGWLELESDPGLFTLLVEDFGVKGVQVEEIYDLQSKCQSPVYGFIFLFKWIEERRSRRKVSTLVDETSVIDDDIVNDMFFAHQLIPNSCATHALLSVLLNCSGVELGSTLSRMKAFTKGFSPESKGYAIGNAPELAKAHNSHARPEPRHLPEKQNGISAVRTMEAFHFVSYVPIKDRLFELDGLKAYPIDHGPWGEEEEWTDKARRVIMERIGLATAGEPYHDIRFNLMAVVPDRRVKYESRLEVLKRNRQIVLEGLQQAIRASQADTTQERKQQDSSSSEDTPPAVKKEEGSDTPVTPGPAPPTDAASVPAGSSSSEKPKATVKPPILPPGGTTTGPSSIVQRLPAFLDNHNYAKSPMQEEEDLAAGVARARAPGPPQASYSDDEDEDEEEEEDRFPKKAGVRGRAVARNSGGGGVSGVEGQLALSMLAERLKKEAQRKEALATTGTTATPGSSILNVRTEGRTGGISITPACQPSPTPSNESTDTASEIGSAFNSPLRSPARSQAATRPSSPVACHLSRVLFGDDDVLLRLDTRHNRAVRELGALISSTQLQLREDGAIYTLPSTDTVCDVVKKAGGVDSKEPSERTEGGEVDGGKGGASRELKQEKDVTETSKDKPSVETASFAEPEALTKPLGEKYTPKELLALLKCVEADIANYEVYLKEEVEKRKKYKIDDQRRTHNYDEFICTFISMLAQEGMLASLVEQNISVRRRQGVSIGRLHKQRKPDRRKRSRPYKAKRQ; encoded by the exons GTGTGAAGGGTGTTCAGGTGGAGGAGATCTATGATCTGCAGAGCAAATGCCAGAG TCCCGTGTACGGTTTCATCTTCCTGTTTAAATGGATAGAGGAACGTCGTTCCAGGAGGAAAGTGTCCACTCTGGTGGACGAGACCTCGGTTATTGACGACGACATTGTCAATGACATGTTCTTCGCTCACCAA ctgattCCAAACTCATGTGCAACTCATGCATTACTGAGCGTGCTCCTGAACTGCAGCGGGGTGGAGCTGGGCAGCACACTGAGCCGCATGAAGGCTTTCACGAAGGGATTCAGTCCagaa AGTAAAGGCTATGCCATCGGGAATGCTCCAGAGTTAGCAAAGGCGCACAACAGTCACGCCAG GCCTGAGCCACGGCACCTGCCGGAGAAACAGAATGGTATCAGCGCCGTGAGGACGATGGAGGCCTTCCACTTCGTCAGCTACGTCCCTATTAAAGACAGACTGTTCGAGCTGGACGGCCTCAAAGCCTACCCCATCGACCACG gtcCTTGGGGAGAAGAGGAGGAGTGGACAGACAAAGCTCGGAGGGTCATTATGGAGAGGATCGGCCTGGCGACAGCAGG TGAGCCGTACCATGACATCCGCTTCAACCTGATGGCTGTGGTTCCTGACCGCAGGGTGAAGTACGAGTCCAGACTCGAGGTGCTCAAACGCAACCGGCAGATCGTTCTGGAAGGACTGCAGCAG GCCATCAGGGCTTCCCAGGCAGACACAACACAGGAGCGCAAGCAGCAAGACTCCTCGTCCTCTGAGGACACGCCCCCTGCTGTGAAAAAGGAGGAGGGGTCAGATACACCAGTCACTCCTGGTCCAGCTCCACCcacag ACGCCGCGAGTGTTCCTGCCGGGTCAAGCTCCTCAGAGAAACCCAAAGCCACAGTGAAGCCTCCTATTTTGCCTCCAGGGGGCACCACCACTGGCCCCAGCTCCATCGTCCAGCGCCTGCCCGCCTTCCTGGACAACCACAACTACGCCAAGTCCCCCATGCAG gaggagGAGGACCTAGCTGCAGGCGTGGCTCGTGCTCGTGCCCCTGGCCCCCCTCAGGCCTCGTACTctgatgatgaagatgaggatgaggaggaagaggaggacag GTTCCCCAAAAAGGCAGGTGTCCGCGGGCGGGCTGTGGCCCGGAACAGTGGTGGGGGTGGAGTCTCGGGCGTGGAGGGTCAGCTGGCTCTGAGCATGCTTGCTGAGAGACTCAAAAAGGAGGCACAGAGGAAGGAGGCCCTGGCAACGACAGGGACGACGGCGACGCCCGGCTCTTCCATCCTGAACGTTCGCACAGAGGGCCGAACTGGGGGCATCAGCATCACGCCCGCCTGCCAGCCCTCGCCCACGCCCAGCAACGAGAGCACGGACACGGCCTCCGAGATCGGCAGCGCCTTCAACTCTCCGCTCAGATCTCCTGCACGCTCACAG GCTGCCACTCGACCCTCCAGCCCCGTGGCCTGCCACCTGAGCCGCGTGCTGTTCGGAGACGATGACGTCCTGCTGAGACTCGACACTCGACACAACCGCGCCGTCCGAGAGCTTGGCGCCCTGATCAGCTCCACGCAGCTGCAGCTCAGAGAGGATGGAGCCATCTACACACTGCCAAGTAcag ACacggtgtgtgatgtggtgaagaAAGCTGGCGGAGTGGACAGTAAGGAGCCGAGTGAGAGGACAGAAGGAGGAGAGGTGGATGGAGGGAAAGGAGGAGCGTCTCGAGAGCTGAAACAGGAAAAGGACGTCACCGAGACGAGCAAGGACAAGCCGAGTGTGGAGACGGCGAGCTTTGCAGAGCCTGAGGCGCTCACCAAACCGCTCGGCGAGAAATACACTCCTAAA GAGTTGTTGGCTCTGCTGAAGTGCGTGGAGGCCGATATCGCAAACTACGAAGTGTATCTGAAAGAGGAGGTGGAGAAACGGAAGAAATACAAG ATTGATGATCAGAGGAGGACTCATAACTACGATGAGTTCATCTGTACCTTCATTTCCATGCTGGCACaggaag gtatgcTGGCGAGTCTGGTGGAGCAGAACATTTCCGTGCGCAGGAGGCAGGGTGTGAGCATCGGCCGGCTCCATAAACAACGCAAGCCGGACCGAAGAAAGCGATCTCGGCCATACAAAGCCAAGCGCCAGTGA